DNA from Lonchura striata isolate bLonStr1 chromosome 5, bLonStr1.mat, whole genome shotgun sequence:
AAAGTGAAAACTCATTTCTGGTATGTTGTACCTTTTGCTTGATTAGGTCGTAATATACTTAGAATTCAACAgttattattaagaaaaaattaatactTTGTAGTtattaataagaaaaattaatattgaGAAGGTATTCCAGAAAGAATGACTGAATTACCAAAACAAATTACCTTTCCTGTGAGATGTCATGTATTGCAGTGGTATTTAAATAGTGTTCACTGTGAGCATTTTCATGTAGCTGCTCCACTGTTGTGTCACAGGTGGTCATTGCTGATGATTTTAACAGTTCAAGCCTTTCTTTCATTGCAGAACGCGAATGGGATTTACACTGGCTTCATCAAAGTGCAGATGGAGCTATGCAGACCCATCACTGTGCAGTcctcccagagccaggggaggTACACTCCCAGCAATCGGGAAACTGCGTTTTACTTGCCGGACGGCTGCGTGAACACCCTCCACATCAGCAGCACCAACACTGTTCGGGAAGTTATCGAGGCCTTGCTCAAGAAGTTCTTTGTGGCTGACAACCCTGCTAAGTTTGCACTTTATAAACGCTGTCACAAGGAAGATCAAGGTATAAGCTGAGCTTTTGGTGTTTTGGTAGTGGAAGGGTTTGGGGAGGGAGTTTTGCTATAGTAATACTTGAAGTGAGCAAGGTGGAAGAACTCAGATAAATGGTGGTGACAATCTTCCTACCTGGTCTTCTTTTCCATATGTAAAGTAGCGTGGTAAGACAGTAAAAGGCTGGGGGTATTTCAGGATAATTCATCCAAGACAAAGTCACCTGCTCAAACATTACATAGCTCTCCTATGCTTTGCagtccattttattttatgccCTTATCAGGTCCTAAATTTTAGCTGGCCTGCTATACTGCAGAGTTGTGAGATTAAGTTACAGGATGGGTTTTTAAAAAGATAAGCCATGGTGTCTGTGATGCATGAGGTACTGGAACTGGCAGTCTGCTCTTGAGGTGACGACCACGGGCACGTGTGTTGTGCTCACATGTTAGTGCatgtggctgtccctgggcactgGCTATTGTTAGGAGTTTGTTTTAAGTTGTGATGGAAATACCAGAAGATGGAAAAGGGGTTTTTTAGGGAAAGGTGCATGCTGTGTTCTTGCACTTAAAATCTGCCTTCCTTCCATAGACATTGAGAGCAGTTTCAGTAGTTCAGATGTTTCTGGCTGTCAGGCAAGCAGAGTTGTCATTTAGACTTTGTGTATGAAATTTTAAGTGGAGAAGGTACCAGAACAGTGATACACAGCTCTGATGTCATAAATGCTTAGATAGAGCAACAGACTTGtgtgttgtatttttttcttgtgagttatttttcccccctgccctgcatgtgtgggaatccagagcttccctctggctgccctggaagacctgggaccctggcagggggtcaggaacccccctgtacagagccccgagGGACATtatctctgatctctgtccatggaaaagagttttcaatcttacaggatgaattacaagctctgagtgtttgatatgagtaataattaagtgtggcatgggtgcaaaagtaaaattttaagtttctagattaggggttcaaaggggacaagatggaggaattgggtgtgtcttgtcctttttctcatTCATGCCCTCCATATTTCACTGTAGTgctggcatttttctattggtttaggctggggacacactgttcaatgtaggtgacagatattggcacattattgtaaatatagcacacgtagtttctggtatttaatgtttgtaacatcccactgagggcagagccccacacgctgccctgcaggacagacctgcggcagggcagcagaacatgttagagataagcaaaaataaacaagctTGAAACCAGCAGacgaattatggcttcttctttggcaacggggcagaaagacagagactttctacaatctcagaatcaccaataccacagattctgacataCATGCACTGTGTTGACTGGAGGCCATTTCATTCCTGTGCAAACGCAGTGTTGCACTGTCACCATCAGTCACCTGCTCAACTCCTCCCTGAAACTCACTGCTCAAAACCAGTATGTAGACTGATAGATAAACAGTGTGTAAATTTTGGCTGCACATGCATCTTTCTGAAATTGTTTTAGCATTAGCTAGCATTAGTCATTCCAAATGTTTGAAACATTGTTGTTAAGATGATAATTACTGTGGTTTCCTTCTCCTGCAGTTTATACCTGCAAGCTGTCAGACAGAGAACATCCCCTCTACCTGCGCTTGGTGGCAGGCCCCAAAACAGAAATGCTCAGTTTTGTTCTACGTGAGCATGAAACTGGAGAAGCCATGGTATGTCGCACCCTCCTGGGTCAGTGTTGGTGTAACTTCATGGATGAGTGGCCTTCTGTTTGAGCTGTGCTGACTGGGCAGATCATTTTTTGGAAGCAGACATTTTTCCCCTGTTAATTTCCTTTGTGCCTTATGTAAACATTTCATTTGTGGTTAGACTGACCTGTTGTTacctgcagaagaaaaaagctatttaaaagagtaaaatattttcagatgcCCTAAGATTTACAAGGAAGGTGCCTGATACTGTTTCAGTTGGAAATTGTCTACAATGTCTGAGGTTTAATTTGGAAATACTGTATATATAAAAGATTTGTGAATTTTCTGTTGCACTCATCCATTCTTTGCTCTCTTTGTCTTTCCAGTGGGAAGCTTTTAGTATTCCTGAACTGCAAAACTTCTTGCGCATACTGGACAAAGAGGAAAATGACCAGCTGCAGATCTTGAAGAACCGCTATGCAGCTTACAGGGGCAAACTTGAAGAAGCCCTTCGTGGGGTGCTGAAACCTGGTTAAAAAGGGGCCAAAGGACACTCAGGAAAACGCTCACTACCAAATGTCAATAGAGCATGCCAAACCCAACGtacaaagagcagcagagagtAGTTTTCTTTATTCAGAAGACTGTTTCATGATGCCAGGGTAGACTTAGTTCCATAAGCCAGGTCACTTAGCATCTTGCACCCACAAGTAAGGGATTCTGCATGTTTGTACATCAGTTTGCAACCCTCTGTGTGCCTAGAGAATTTCCCAAGTTATCTTGGTGCAAGCTGTGAAACTGTAAGCAATTTCCTAGGATGCTATGAaataatacctttttttttctcctttgcttaATCTTTACAAGTAAGGATGTGCAAATTGAtaggttaaaaaaatta
Protein-coding regions in this window:
- the RASSF3 gene encoding ras association domain-containing protein 3 isoform X1, with the protein product MTWTSSMSSGYSSLEEEESEEFFFTARTSFFRRPAGKSRAAPQDVQKEREPHVYLSKEEVKEKIQSYNSSVTDKLKMTLNANGIYTGFIKVQMELCRPITVQSSQSQGRYTPSNRETAFYLPDGCVNTLHISSTNTVREVIEALLKKFFVADNPAKFALYKRCHKEDQVYTCKLSDREHPLYLRLVAGPKTEMLSFVLREHETGEAMWEAFSIPELQNFLRILDKEENDQLQILKNRYAAYRGKLEEALRGVLKPG
- the RASSF3 gene encoding ras association domain-containing protein 3 isoform X2, whose amino-acid sequence is MAVRNDLNKTIRRIARFFYWFPKSLSSSRRRTVKLLWKSPDCRYTCHAYCQDLVHLGCRRNGKLMDCLTTHDTLDSSYSSGQDVQKEREPHVYLSKEEVKEKIQSYNSSVTDKLKMTLNANGIYTGFIKVQMELCRPITVQSSQSQGRYTPSNRETAFYLPDGCVNTLHISSTNTVREVIEALLKKFFVADNPAKFALYKRCHKEDQVYTCKLSDREHPLYLRLVAGPKTEMLSFVLREHETGEAMWEAFSIPELQNFLRILDKEENDQLQILKNRYAAYRGKLEEALRGVLKPG